The Helicobacter mustelae genome has a segment encoding these proteins:
- a CDS encoding radical SAM/SPASM domain-containing protein, with amino-acid sequence MRIFRKIVMIFMDGSLLTKAIIPQSMDLGLRFKKVYIEISDICGLNCSFCPQQKGVRGKMSLLLFEKILSQIQGKTKLVSLHVLGDPCKHTDLSSYLDLLTKYALRADIVTSGYYLCQELLFEPCIHQVAFSLDAGLDPKNPHKKDYLAKILEFCALHQMRQSKIFLNLRLQDRLLNPAVLEQIVRFFGVQIKEPHVYGRYKLREYIFLVITKSFTWADMSLKKSCDSRRCHAIKEQIAILANGIVVPCCIDAAGVIALGDVNVQSLQEIYHSPRSVAIKEGFEKGIAIEELCKKCNFPTNRVASPPVRLLSPNFSHKSY; translated from the coding sequence ATGCGCATTTTTAGAAAAATAGTAATGATTTTTATGGATGGATCTTTGCTTACAAAGGCTATAATTCCCCAAAGTATGGATCTGGGATTGCGTTTCAAAAAAGTCTATATAGAAATCAGCGATATTTGTGGGCTAAATTGCTCTTTTTGCCCACAGCAAAAAGGGGTGCGCGGGAAGATGAGCCTCTTGCTTTTTGAGAAAATCCTCTCCCAAATCCAGGGAAAAACCAAGCTCGTGAGCCTCCATGTCCTGGGAGATCCTTGCAAACATACCGATCTTTCCTCCTATCTGGATCTTTTGACAAAATATGCACTTAGGGCAGATATTGTAACTAGCGGCTATTACCTCTGCCAAGAGCTGCTTTTTGAGCCCTGTATTCATCAGGTGGCTTTTTCGCTGGATGCGGGTTTGGATCCCAAAAATCCCCACAAAAAAGACTATCTTGCAAAGATTTTGGAATTTTGTGCACTGCACCAAATGCGCCAATCAAAGATTTTTCTCAATCTGCGCCTGCAAGATCGCCTCTTAAATCCTGCTGTTTTAGAGCAGATCGTGCGCTTTTTTGGCGTGCAAATCAAAGAACCCCATGTTTATGGGCGCTACAAGCTTAGAGAATATATTTTTTTGGTGATTACCAAAAGCTTCACCTGGGCAGATATGAGTCTAAAAAAAAGCTGTGATAGCAGGCGCTGCCATGCCATCAAGGAGCAAATCGCAATCCTTGCCAATGGGATTGTGGTGCCTTGCTGTATCGATGCTGCTGGGGTGATTGCACTTGGGGATGTGAATGTGCAAAGCCTGCAAGAAATCTATCACTCTCCAAGATCTGTTGCTATCAAAGAGGGCTTTGAAAAAGGCATTGCCATAGAGGAGTTATGCAAAAAATGCAATTTTCCTACAAATCGAGTCGCCTCACCCCCAGTACGCTTGCTATCCCCCAATTTTTCGCATAAATCCTATTGA
- the nspC gene encoding carboxynorspermidine decarboxylase produces MQHDILWDIPSPCYVLEEELLLGNLEILDSIQKSSGAKILLALKGYALHPSFSLISQYLSGTTASGIHEARLGAEEFGGREKNKEVCVFSPAYKHQEMLDLIEIATHIIFNSFAQWQEFKPLIEQKNKIFRVENKQEIEVGLRLNPLYSEVTPPIYNPCISGSRLGINPSEFQKGVQSYGLEGISGLHFHTHCEQNSDALARTLVHFERHFGDYIPQMSWINFGGGHHITRKGYDLALLDGIIKDFRKRYNEVAVFLEPGEAVGWESGFLIGEVVDLIHNGMDIAILDVSATAHMPDCLEMPYRPRVRVLNRWGIHQDQGEDVAKYRYRFGGPSCLAGDVIGDYSFDVALQRGDRVIFEDMMHYTIVKNNTFNGIPLPSLGKITNQGFVLLKTFGYLDYKNRNG; encoded by the coding sequence ATGCAGCACGACATCCTATGGGATATCCCCTCTCCCTGCTATGTGCTAGAAGAAGAGCTTTTACTTGGCAATCTTGAGATTTTAGATTCCATCCAAAAGTCTAGCGGTGCAAAGATTTTGCTCGCGCTTAAGGGCTACGCCCTCCATCCAAGCTTCTCTCTCATTTCCCAATATCTAAGTGGCACCACTGCTAGCGGGATTCATGAAGCAAGGCTTGGGGCAGAGGAGTTTGGAGGGAGGGAAAAAAACAAAGAAGTTTGTGTGTTCTCTCCTGCTTACAAGCATCAAGAAATGCTAGATCTCATAGAAATTGCTACGCATATCATTTTCAATTCCTTTGCCCAGTGGCAGGAATTTAAACCCCTAATCGAGCAAAAAAATAAGATATTTAGAGTAGAAAATAAGCAAGAGATTGAAGTGGGATTGCGCCTCAATCCTCTCTATAGCGAGGTCACTCCCCCCATCTATAATCCTTGCATTAGCGGCAGTCGCCTAGGCATCAATCCTAGTGAATTCCAAAAAGGAGTGCAGAGCTATGGGTTAGAAGGCATCAGCGGCCTGCATTTCCACACCCATTGCGAGCAGAATTCTGATGCGCTTGCGCGCACGTTGGTGCATTTTGAAAGGCATTTTGGAGATTACATCCCTCAAATGTCTTGGATCAATTTTGGTGGCGGGCATCACATCACGCGAAAGGGTTATGACCTCGCACTCCTAGATGGCATCATCAAAGATTTTCGCAAGCGCTATAATGAAGTCGCGGTATTTTTGGAGCCAGGGGAGGCTGTTGGTTGGGAGAGTGGGTTTTTGATCGGGGAAGTGGTGGATCTCATTCACAATGGAATGGATATTGCAATTTTGGATGTTTCTGCTACTGCGCATATGCCAGATTGCTTAGAGATGCCCTATCGCCCAAGGGTGCGCGTGCTAAATAGATGGGGCATTCATCAAGACCAGGGAGAAGATGTAGCAAAATATCGCTATCGCTTTGGCGGCCCTAGCTGTCTAGCAGGAGATGTGATTGGGGATTATAGCTTTGATGTTGCATTGCAGCGTGGGGATCGCGTGATTTTTGAAGACATGATGCACTACACCATCGTAAAAAACAATACTTTCAATGGCATCCCGCTGCCTTCCCTTGGCAAAATCACAAATCAGGGCTTTGTGTTACTCAAAACATTTGGATATTTAGACTACAAAAATCGCAATGGATAA
- a CDS encoding chemotaxis protein CheW produces MMSNLVQVDQVTSLHKNNELQLLCFRLEKDKDLYAVNVFKIREVVKYNGSLNTISFEEHALVEGLITIRGMTLPLVDMRKWFHYDGNFPNRSLKDHRIHREGGQDDVIMICEFSHWTIGVRIFEADRILSKKWTEIEQGVSITGGAYNNKLVSYTRYFDGSLVQVVDIEKMLVDVFPWIEEEKQLELNELKKIPTKKIALLADDSPSVLKTMGFILDKLELKHLDFTNGEKLLDYLFDKKTKLDEIGFIITDLEMPQVSGFEVIKQVKNNPDTAHLPVIVNSSMSGSSNEYMALSLKADRFISKSNPIEIKEAIQELLNK; encoded by the coding sequence ATTATGTCAAACTTAGTTCAAGTCGATCAGGTAACATCCCTACACAAAAATAACGAGCTGCAATTGCTTTGTTTTCGCCTAGAGAAAGACAAGGATCTCTATGCAGTCAATGTCTTTAAAATTCGCGAAGTAGTCAAATACAATGGAAGTCTCAATACCATCAGTTTCGAAGAGCATGCGCTGGTAGAGGGTCTCATCACCATTCGTGGCATGACCCTGCCGCTTGTGGATATGAGGAAGTGGTTTCATTATGATGGAAACTTTCCTAATCGCAGTCTAAAAGATCACAGGATCCACAGAGAAGGCGGCCAGGATGATGTCATTATGATTTGTGAATTTTCTCATTGGACAATTGGGGTGAGGATTTTTGAAGCAGATAGGATCTTGTCTAAGAAATGGACAGAGATTGAGCAGGGCGTGAGCATCACGGGGGGCGCTTATAACAATAAGCTTGTGAGCTATACGCGCTATTTTGATGGGAGCTTGGTGCAGGTCGTGGATATCGAAAAAATGCTTGTGGATGTGTTCCCATGGATTGAGGAGGAAAAACAGCTCGAACTCAATGAATTGAAAAAAATCCCCACCAAAAAGATCGCATTACTAGCAGATGATAGCCCAAGCGTGCTAAAGACCATGGGATTCATCCTAGACAAACTCGAGCTAAAACATCTAGATTTCACCAATGGCGAGAAGCTCTTGGATTATCTCTTTGACAAAAAAACAAAACTCGATGAGATTGGATTCATCATTACGGACTTGGAGATGCCCCAAGTCAGCGGCTTTGAGGTCATCAAGCAGGTCAAAAACAATCCAGACACCGCACATCTCCCCGTGATTGTAAATTCTTCCATGAGTGGAAGCAGTAATGAATACATGGCCCTCTCCCTTAAAGCCGATCGCTTCATATCCAAATCCAATCCCATCGAGATCAAAGAGGCCATTCAAGAATTGCTAAACAAATAA